A genome region from Arthrobacter agilis includes the following:
- a CDS encoding SDR family oxidoreductase, whose product MTSESTTGSTDQYTFQNPVTRFESISPPPEQMKEPGLESAMEVKADRGETSYRGTGRLQGRKALITGADSGIGAAVAIAYAREGADVALSYLPEEEEDAQVVKGIIEADGRTAVCIPGDLKDPEYCTSLVQQAVDGLGGLDILVNNAGKQVAVESLEDLTDEQLDHTYKTNIYSFFRVTREALKHLQPGSAIINTTSIQAYEPSATLVDYASTKAAINNFTKGLAQQLAPKGIRVNAVAPGPIWTPLQPSGGQPAEALPEFGKDTPLGRAGQPTELAPAYVFLASSEASYVLGETLNVNGGMPSP is encoded by the coding sequence ATGACCTCCGAGAGCACCACAGGATCCACCGACCAGTACACCTTCCAGAACCCCGTCACCCGTTTCGAGAGCATCTCGCCGCCCCCCGAGCAGATGAAGGAGCCCGGGCTCGAGTCCGCCATGGAAGTCAAGGCGGACCGGGGGGAGACCTCCTACCGCGGAACAGGCCGGCTCCAGGGGCGGAAGGCACTCATCACCGGGGCCGACTCCGGGATCGGCGCCGCAGTCGCCATCGCGTACGCGCGTGAGGGCGCGGATGTCGCGCTGTCCTACCTCCCCGAGGAGGAGGAGGACGCCCAGGTCGTCAAGGGCATCATCGAGGCGGACGGCCGGACGGCCGTCTGCATCCCGGGTGATCTGAAGGACCCCGAGTACTGCACCTCCCTGGTGCAGCAGGCCGTGGACGGTCTCGGCGGGCTCGACATCCTCGTCAACAATGCCGGCAAGCAGGTGGCCGTCGAGTCGCTCGAGGACCTGACCGACGAGCAGCTGGACCACACGTACAAGACGAACATCTACTCGTTCTTCCGCGTGACGAGGGAGGCGCTCAAGCACCTCCAGCCCGGATCGGCGATCATCAACACCACGTCCATCCAGGCGTACGAGCCGTCGGCGACCCTCGTGGACTACGCGAGCACGAAGGCCGCCATCAACAACTTCACCAAGGGGCTCGCGCAGCAGCTCGCGCCCAAGGGGATCCGCGTCAATGCCGTTGCGCCCGGTCCCATCTGGACCCCGCTGCAGCCCTCGGGCGGCCAGCCCGCGGAGGCCCTGCCGGAATTCGGCAAGGACACCCCGCTGGGCCGCGCCGGCCAGCCCACCGAACTGGCCCCCGCGTACGTCTTCCTGGCGTCCTCGGAGGCGAGCTACGTGCTGGGCGAGACCCTGAACGTCAACGGCGGGATGCCCTCGCCCTGA
- a CDS encoding sugar phosphate isomerase/epimerase family protein encodes MFHPRVVCSSISFRHQDLPTALGTMQGLGFTELDLGALPGVCDHVPFVLDERAVGDVGRELLRSGMRVRSVNGDIGDLNAPLTPTERADRSAHLDMLLALASEVGATALVLPCGAQSHDPLVSFEEDLDLIVAALGEAAGRAKAAGVGIWVEAPHFFRLCWDIDRARRLLDAVPEESVGLVMDFSHIVASGGDPVEFAGLFGERIRHVHLRDAVPGNINLSIGNGQVDFAAGFRALTDAGYQGRFALELETRDVNDDQRPRATAAAAAYISELLRTGAA; translated from the coding sequence ATGTTCCATCCCCGAGTGGTGTGCTCGTCCATCAGCTTCCGGCACCAGGACTTACCGACCGCGCTCGGGACCATGCAGGGGCTGGGCTTCACCGAGCTCGATCTCGGCGCCCTTCCCGGCGTGTGCGACCACGTGCCCTTCGTCCTGGACGAGCGGGCCGTCGGTGACGTCGGCCGCGAGCTCCTGCGCTCGGGCATGAGGGTGCGGTCGGTCAACGGGGACATCGGCGACCTCAATGCGCCGTTGACGCCCACCGAGCGGGCGGACAGGAGCGCCCACCTCGACATGCTCCTGGCCCTGGCCTCCGAGGTCGGGGCCACGGCGCTCGTCCTGCCCTGCGGGGCCCAGTCGCACGATCCACTGGTGTCGTTCGAGGAGGACCTGGACCTGATCGTCGCCGCCCTGGGCGAGGCAGCCGGCCGCGCAAAGGCGGCGGGCGTCGGGATCTGGGTCGAGGCACCCCACTTCTTCCGCCTCTGCTGGGATATCGATCGCGCCCGACGACTGCTCGATGCGGTACCCGAGGAGTCGGTCGGCCTCGTCATGGACTTCAGCCACATCGTCGCCTCCGGTGGGGATCCGGTGGAGTTCGCAGGACTCTTCGGCGAGCGGATCCGCCACGTCCATCTTCGGGACGCGGTGCCCGGCAACATCAATCTGAGTATCGGTAACGGACAGGTGGACTTCGCCGCAGGTTTCCGGGCACTCACCGACGCCGGGTATCAGGGCCGCTTCGCCCTGGAACTCGAGACCCGCGACGTGAACGACGACCAGCGCCCCCGGGCGACGGCAGCGGCAGCCGCCTACATCTCGGAACTCCTCCGGACCGGTGCAGCCTAG
- a CDS encoding YrzE family protein encodes MSTSATGNPDGDRSKAADGTDDPTELMDTGRSGAGTGASSVGRADTRASGSTPTGATSAGDDGGHGDYVPGGYSADDDSSGDYVPGMYSGTADTPPTRQQAQTPISASKDASPDREREPRTQAQTHVAPVAAGRQYTESGDDGRDRERHLPRAAAAGTGVPGLEDRKLLHQREKEHFGGMKFGSAFFGWLTATGMFVLLSALVGALAALFGAGADLSAADLTSGSGEAQTTGITAAVILGVILLISYFAGGYVAGRMARFSGVKQGVAVWLWAIIVALVLTIIGLIVGNQANVADRFQGLGVPSAQDLTGPGLIGLLVVAAIALLGAILGGLAGMRYHRRIDRADFDALESAA; translated from the coding sequence ATGAGCACCTCGGCAACAGGAAACCCGGACGGCGACCGCTCGAAGGCGGCCGACGGCACCGATGACCCGACCGAACTGATGGACACCGGCCGGTCCGGCGCCGGCACCGGCGCGAGCAGTGTGGGGCGCGCCGACACGCGTGCGAGCGGGAGCACACCCACCGGCGCCACCTCCGCGGGTGATGACGGCGGGCACGGCGACTACGTGCCCGGCGGGTACTCCGCCGACGACGACTCCAGCGGCGACTACGTCCCGGGGATGTACTCGGGCACCGCGGACACGCCCCCGACCCGCCAGCAGGCGCAGACGCCGATCTCCGCATCGAAGGACGCCTCACCGGACCGGGAGCGGGAACCGAGGACGCAGGCGCAGACGCACGTGGCCCCGGTCGCCGCCGGCAGGCAGTACACGGAGTCCGGCGACGACGGCCGGGACCGGGAACGGCACCTGCCGCGGGCGGCCGCGGCAGGCACGGGCGTCCCGGGGCTCGAGGACCGCAAGCTGCTCCACCAGCGCGAGAAGGAGCACTTCGGCGGGATGAAGTTCGGTTCGGCGTTCTTCGGCTGGCTCACCGCCACCGGGATGTTCGTACTGCTCTCCGCCCTCGTCGGCGCCCTGGCTGCGCTGTTCGGCGCCGGCGCCGACCTGTCCGCCGCGGATCTCACGAGCGGCTCCGGGGAGGCGCAGACCACGGGCATCACGGCCGCCGTCATCCTCGGCGTGATCCTGCTGATCTCCTACTTCGCCGGCGGATACGTCGCCGGGCGCATGGCCCGCTTCAGCGGCGTCAAGCAGGGCGTGGCGGTCTGGCTCTGGGCCATCATCGTCGCCCTCGTGCTCACCATCATCGGACTCATCGTCGGCAACCAGGCCAACGTCGCCGACCGCTTCCAGGGACTCGGCGTCCCGTCGGCGCAGGACCTCACGGGACCCGGCCTCATCGGCCTGCTCGTGGTGGCAGCCATCGCACTCCTCGGCGCCATCCTCGGCGGGCTCGCCGGCATGCGCTACCACCGCAGGATCGACCGTGCGGACTTCGACGCCCTCGAGAGCGCCGCGTAG
- a CDS encoding SDR family NAD(P)-dependent oxidoreductase, which translates to MTSIQRTAVITGATSPRGIGVTTARRYARDGWAVVVLDLDGETSAKVAAEISNEFGVPGFGHEVDVTSEASVLAAQDAVAAEVAAGNLPPVGALANIAGITSPVPFLETTLELWNKVMAVNATGTYLVTKAFLPAMLENRWGRIVTMSSVSAQRGGGVFGKVPYSAAKAAILGFTKALARELADSGVTVNAVTPGAVDTNIRVGSTPEQEAALARDIPLGRTATTEEIAGVIAFLSSDDSSYLTGTTIDINGGSHIH; encoded by the coding sequence ATGACCAGCATCCAGCGAACTGCCGTCATCACCGGAGCCACCTCCCCCCGGGGGATCGGCGTCACCACGGCACGCCGTTACGCCAGGGACGGGTGGGCCGTCGTCGTCCTGGACCTGGACGGCGAGACCTCGGCGAAGGTCGCCGCCGAGATCAGCAACGAATTCGGCGTCCCCGGCTTCGGCCACGAGGTGGACGTCACCAGCGAGGCCTCCGTCCTGGCTGCACAGGACGCCGTTGCAGCCGAAGTCGCCGCAGGCAACCTCCCTCCCGTCGGAGCACTCGCCAACATCGCGGGCATCACCTCCCCCGTCCCGTTCCTGGAGACGACCCTGGAGCTGTGGAACAAGGTCATGGCGGTCAACGCCACCGGCACCTACCTGGTGACGAAGGCCTTCCTGCCGGCCATGCTCGAGAACAGGTGGGGCCGCATCGTCACCATGTCGTCGGTCTCCGCCCAGCGTGGCGGCGGCGTCTTCGGGAAGGTGCCCTACTCCGCCGCGAAGGCGGCGATCCTGGGATTCACCAAGGCACTCGCGCGAGAACTGGCGGACAGCGGCGTGACGGTCAACGCCGTCACCCCCGGCGCCGTGGACACGAACATCCGGGTGGGGAGCACCCCGGAACAGGAGGCAGCCCTGGCGCGGGACATCCCCCTGGGCCGCACCGCGACGACGGAGGAGATCGCAGGCGTCATCGCCTTCCTGTCCTCCGACGACTCCTCCTACCTCACCGGGACCACGATCGACATCAACGGCGGAAGCCACATCCACTAG
- a CDS encoding DUF456 domain-containing protein — MDLQVFMTVVCGALIAVGIAGVVVPVLPGSILIIVSLLVWALTVTSTEGWVVFAVGTTLASAGLAAGLVLTGRTLKQRRIPGRSVTIGVLAGIAGMFVIPVVGLFVGFALGLFASEYVRQREVRAALTSSLHALKATGLGILAELALACLAGTTWVIGVWVYFATT, encoded by the coding sequence ATGGATCTACAGGTCTTCATGACGGTGGTGTGCGGTGCGCTCATCGCCGTCGGTATCGCAGGGGTGGTGGTCCCGGTGCTGCCCGGGAGCATCCTGATCATCGTGTCGCTGCTCGTCTGGGCACTCACCGTGACCAGCACCGAGGGGTGGGTGGTCTTCGCGGTCGGCACCACCCTGGCCAGTGCCGGCCTCGCGGCCGGGCTGGTCCTGACGGGCCGCACCCTGAAGCAGCGCAGGATCCCGGGCAGGTCCGTGACGATCGGGGTGCTCGCCGGGATCGCCGGGATGTTCGTGATCCCCGTCGTCGGCCTGTTCGTCGGCTTCGCCCTCGGCCTGTTCGCGAGCGAGTACGTGCGGCAGCGCGAGGTCCGCGCAGCGCTGACCTCGAGCCTGCACGCCCTGAAGGCGACGGGACTCGGCATCCTCGCGGAGCTCGCCCTGGCGTGCCTCGCGGGGACCACCTGGGTCATCGGGGTCTGGGTCTACTTCGCGACGACGTGA
- a CDS encoding MFS transporter, with product MSNEALQMRGHVHGTKDARKVAVGSGVGAVIETYDFIGFGTAAALYFGPAFFPGADPVTATLASFATLGVGFAARPLGGIIGGHLGDRVGRKPVLVASLIIMGLATFAIGLLPTYATVGILAPILLVVVRIIQGLAFGAEWGGAILMSYEHAPWKSKGKYTGIVQAGFPVGLLLANLVFLSSANLIGDWAWRVPFLASIVLVVVGLIIRSKVPESPVFEDVKDHGDIVKNPIVQVIRQDWRSIVRGICLRVAETAGYAVAVTYMISYLNTTELATRTETLTSLCVASAIGIFATMGWARLTDRVGRRPVYIWSCAFAALFGIPMFLLANTGLFICVLITIVISYAVCQNSLAGAQGAWFPELFQARTRASGASLAYQISAMVSGFTPFITTLLYIQLGWLGPALLFSTYALIGLVAAVLTRETWGPKERRLADEAAESTPVPQHV from the coding sequence ATGAGCAACGAAGCTCTGCAGATGCGAGGCCACGTCCACGGAACGAAGGACGCCCGCAAGGTAGCCGTCGGATCCGGCGTCGGGGCCGTGATCGAGACCTACGACTTCATTGGTTTCGGAACCGCCGCGGCCCTCTACTTCGGACCGGCGTTCTTCCCCGGCGCCGACCCCGTCACAGCGACCCTGGCCTCCTTCGCCACTCTCGGCGTCGGATTCGCCGCCCGCCCGCTGGGCGGCATCATCGGCGGCCACCTCGGGGACAGGGTCGGACGCAAGCCCGTCCTCGTCGCCTCCCTGATCATCATGGGTCTCGCGACCTTCGCCATCGGCCTGTTGCCCACCTACGCGACGGTGGGCATCCTGGCCCCCATCCTGCTGGTCGTCGTCCGCATCATCCAGGGACTGGCGTTCGGCGCCGAATGGGGAGGCGCCATCCTCATGAGCTACGAGCACGCCCCGTGGAAGTCCAAGGGGAAATACACCGGGATCGTCCAGGCGGGATTCCCCGTCGGCCTCCTGCTGGCCAACCTGGTGTTCCTCTCCAGCGCCAACCTGATCGGCGACTGGGCCTGGCGCGTTCCTTTCCTGGCCAGCATCGTGCTGGTGGTCGTCGGCCTCATCATCCGGTCGAAGGTCCCCGAGTCCCCGGTCTTCGAGGACGTCAAGGACCACGGCGATATCGTGAAGAACCCCATCGTGCAGGTGATCCGCCAGGACTGGCGCAGCATCGTCCGCGGCATCTGCCTCCGCGTCGCCGAGACAGCCGGCTACGCCGTCGCCGTGACGTACATGATCTCCTACCTCAATACGACCGAACTGGCGACACGGACAGAAACCCTGACCTCCCTCTGCGTCGCCTCGGCCATCGGCATCTTCGCCACCATGGGCTGGGCCCGGCTCACCGACCGCGTCGGTCGACGCCCGGTCTACATCTGGTCCTGCGCCTTCGCCGCCCTGTTCGGCATCCCCATGTTCCTGCTGGCGAACACGGGCCTGTTCATCTGTGTCCTGATCACCATCGTCATCTCCTACGCCGTCTGCCAGAACTCCCTGGCCGGTGCGCAGGGTGCCTGGTTCCCCGAACTGTTCCAGGCCAGGACCCGGGCGTCGGGCGCCTCGCTGGCCTACCAGATCTCGGCCATGGTGTCCGGGTTCACGCCGTTCATCACCACGCTCCTGTACATCCAGCTCGGCTGGCTCGGCCCGGCCCTGCTCTTCTCCACCTACGCCCTCATCGGCCTCGTCGCGGCAGTCCTGACCCGCGAGACCTGGGGCCCGAAGGAACGCCGGCTCGCCGACGAAGCCGCCGAATCCACTCCCGTACCCCAGCACGTCTGA
- a CDS encoding glycoside hydrolase family 15 protein → MTTGLRDADGFADIRSYAAIGDGRTVALVALDGSIDWYPTPDLDSTPAFARLLDADEGFMALAPVDDFSVERRYADGSNVLETTYTTATGTVRVTDSLNTGVAGRLPWGELARRVDGLSGSVHMAWSVTPGTCFGSASPWLDNGPDHPVLRIDAVALGIRGIDHGLRPPEGQSVEGAFTTSEGSRHLVAVVSTHGEPLPLPDPQTIDDGVDRTIRNWQAWSDNFAYDGDYRHAVLRSALTLKLLLHSPSGSIAAAATTSLPESAAGGKNWDYRYAWVRDTAYTLHSLTRAGLREEVHGAVSWMLKNLRAQGSDLQIFTRLNGDAPEGTHRPDATGWRHNGPVVDGNPAAGQLQLGVFGDVFDIVWQYVQAGHVLDPATMRQLADLADLTCDIWQRRDAGMWELPEERHYVTSKLGCWNALRCAVLLAERGQLQGPVERWAAERDRIRDWVQEHGWSEERQSYVWYPGSTELDASILLHAMSGFDTGPRMSSTIDALRSELGAGPLLYRYSGMQEEEATFVACAYWMVSALVAVGRHDEAVDLMEDLLPLANDVGIMAEMIEPSDNAFMGNIPQGLSHLALIVAALSIAGKS, encoded by the coding sequence ATGACCACGGGGCTCAGGGACGCGGACGGCTTCGCCGACATCCGCTCGTACGCGGCGATCGGTGACGGGCGGACGGTCGCCCTGGTGGCACTGGACGGCTCGATCGACTGGTACCCGACACCGGACCTGGACTCGACGCCGGCCTTCGCCCGGCTGCTGGACGCGGACGAGGGCTTCATGGCGCTGGCGCCCGTGGACGACTTCTCGGTGGAGCGGCGGTACGCGGACGGCTCCAACGTCCTCGAGACGACCTACACCACCGCCACGGGGACCGTCCGTGTCACGGACTCCCTGAACACGGGCGTCGCGGGCCGGCTGCCGTGGGGCGAACTCGCCCGGCGCGTCGACGGACTGTCCGGGTCCGTGCACATGGCCTGGTCGGTCACGCCCGGGACCTGCTTCGGCTCGGCGTCCCCCTGGCTCGACAACGGCCCGGACCATCCCGTCCTGCGCATCGACGCCGTCGCGCTCGGTATCCGCGGCATCGACCATGGGCTGCGGCCGCCGGAGGGCCAGTCCGTCGAGGGCGCCTTCACCACCTCCGAGGGATCCCGGCACCTCGTCGCCGTCGTCTCCACCCACGGCGAGCCGCTCCCGCTCCCCGATCCGCAGACCATCGACGACGGCGTGGACCGCACCATCCGCAACTGGCAGGCCTGGTCCGACAACTTCGCCTACGACGGCGACTACCGGCACGCGGTCCTCCGCAGCGCGTTGACCCTGAAACTGCTGCTGCACAGCCCGTCCGGGTCCATCGCCGCTGCCGCCACGACATCCCTCCCGGAGAGCGCGGCCGGCGGGAAGAACTGGGACTACCGGTACGCCTGGGTCCGGGACACCGCCTACACGCTGCACTCCCTGACGCGCGCGGGACTGCGCGAGGAGGTCCACGGGGCCGTGTCCTGGATGCTCAAGAATCTCCGGGCGCAGGGCTCCGACCTGCAGATCTTCACCCGGCTCAACGGTGACGCCCCCGAGGGCACGCATCGCCCCGATGCGACAGGCTGGCGGCACAACGGGCCGGTCGTCGACGGCAATCCGGCGGCGGGCCAGCTGCAGCTGGGCGTCTTCGGCGACGTGTTCGACATCGTCTGGCAGTACGTGCAGGCCGGCCACGTACTGGACCCGGCGACCATGCGGCAGCTGGCGGACCTCGCGGATCTCACGTGCGACATCTGGCAGCGGCGCGACGCCGGCATGTGGGAACTGCCCGAGGAACGCCACTACGTCACCTCCAAACTGGGGTGCTGGAACGCCCTGCGGTGCGCCGTCCTGCTCGCCGAGCGCGGCCAGCTGCAGGGCCCCGTGGAACGCTGGGCGGCGGAACGCGACCGCATCCGCGACTGGGTGCAGGAGCACGGCTGGTCGGAGGAGCGGCAGAGCTACGTCTGGTATCCCGGGTCGACGGAGCTGGACGCCTCGATCCTCCTGCACGCCATGAGCGGCTTCGACACCGGGCCGCGCATGTCCTCCACGATCGACGCCCTCCGCTCCGAGCTCGGCGCCGGCCCCCTGCTCTACCGCTACAGCGGCATGCAGGAGGAGGAGGCGACCTTCGTCGCCTGCGCCTACTGGATGGTGTCGGCACTCGTCGCCGTCGGCCGCCACGACGAGGCCGTCGACCTCATGGAGGATCTGCTGCCCCTGGCGAACGACGTCGGCATCATGGCCGAGATGATCGAACCGTCGGACAACGCGTTCATGGGCAACATCCCCCAGGGGCTGAGCCACCTCGCACTGATCGTCGCCGCCCTGTCCATCGCGGGCAAGTCCTGA
- a CDS encoding DHA2 family efflux MFS transporter permease subunit gives MSTNPSQAAPALPQNDVRPWPALWSLVIGFFMILVDSTIVSVATPAIMEGLGAGIDNVIWVTSAYLLAYAVPLLVAGRLGDRFGPKRVYLVGLVVFTLSSAWCGLSGTVEALIVARVLQGLGAALMTPQTMSVITRIFPPERRGAAMGLWGSVAGIATLVGPILGGVLVDSAGWEWIFFINVPVGVVGFILAARLVPTLPTTSHRFDMLGVFLSAAGLFCLVFGIQEGESYDWGTIAGPLSVWSLIITGIVLLVAFVVWQRINRGEPLVPLTLFRDRNFSLANTSITAMGFAITTMTLPLMLYAQTVRGLSPTQAALLLTPMAVISGVLAPFVGKYVQRSNPKYIAIAGFAGMSASLFWMGSILTPDVPIWQLLLPVSLLGLSSAGIWAPVSLTATRNLAPSLAGAGSGVYNTTRQMGAVLGSAAIAAVMQSRLMTNLGGGGMSATPSAALPDEAKAGYALSMGQSLYLPAIVIIIGFAAALFFARPQQNGVWDKDAGAVGAAPADRREVTPADT, from the coding sequence ATGTCCACCAACCCCTCCCAGGCGGCTCCTGCCCTGCCCCAGAACGACGTGAGGCCCTGGCCGGCCCTGTGGTCGCTCGTCATCGGCTTCTTCATGATCCTCGTCGACTCGACGATCGTGTCGGTCGCCACCCCGGCCATCATGGAGGGCCTGGGGGCCGGCATCGACAACGTCATCTGGGTGACCAGCGCCTACCTGCTGGCCTACGCCGTGCCGCTGCTCGTGGCCGGACGGCTCGGCGACCGGTTCGGCCCGAAGCGCGTCTACCTGGTGGGACTCGTGGTCTTCACCCTCTCGAGCGCCTGGTGCGGCCTGTCCGGCACCGTGGAGGCGCTCATCGTCGCCCGTGTGCTGCAGGGCCTGGGCGCCGCGCTCATGACGCCGCAGACCATGTCCGTCATCACCCGTATCTTCCCGCCCGAGCGCCGCGGCGCCGCGATGGGCCTGTGGGGATCGGTCGCCGGCATCGCCACCCTCGTCGGACCCATCCTCGGCGGTGTGCTCGTCGATTCCGCCGGATGGGAGTGGATCTTCTTCATCAACGTGCCGGTCGGTGTCGTCGGTTTCATCCTCGCCGCCCGCCTCGTCCCCACCCTGCCGACGACGTCGCACCGCTTCGACATGCTCGGCGTGTTCCTCAGCGCGGCCGGCCTCTTCTGCCTGGTGTTCGGCATCCAGGAGGGTGAGAGCTACGACTGGGGCACCATCGCCGGGCCCCTGTCGGTGTGGTCGCTGATCATCACCGGGATCGTCCTGCTCGTGGCCTTCGTGGTGTGGCAGAGGATCAACCGCGGCGAGCCCCTTGTCCCGCTCACGCTGTTCCGTGACCGCAACTTCTCCCTGGCGAACACCTCGATCACCGCCATGGGCTTCGCGATCACCACCATGACGCTGCCGCTGATGCTCTACGCGCAGACGGTCCGCGGGCTCTCCCCGACCCAGGCCGCGCTCCTGCTGACACCGATGGCCGTCATCTCGGGCGTCCTCGCACCCTTCGTCGGCAAGTACGTGCAGCGGAGCAACCCCAAGTACATCGCCATCGCCGGGTTCGCGGGCATGTCGGCCTCACTGTTCTGGATGGGCTCGATCCTCACCCCGGACGTCCCGATCTGGCAGCTCCTGCTGCCGGTCTCACTGCTCGGCCTCTCCAGCGCCGGCATCTGGGCGCCGGTCTCCCTGACGGCCACCCGCAATCTCGCCCCGTCGCTGGCGGGCGCCGGCTCGGGTGTCTACAACACCACCCGCCAGATGGGCGCCGTCCTCGGCAGCGCGGCGATCGCGGCCGTGATGCAGTCGCGCCTCATGACCAACCTGGGTGGCGGCGGCATGAGCGCCACCCCGTCCGCGGCGCTGCCTGACGAGGCCAAGGCCGGGTACGCCCTGTCGATGGGCCAGTCGCTCTACCTTCCCGCCATCGTCATCATCATCGGCTTCGCGGCCGCCCTGTTCTTCGCCAGGCCCCAGCAGAACGGCGTGTGGGACAAGGACGCGGGCGCAGTCGGCGCGGCACCGGCGGATCGTCGCGAGGTGACACCCGCCGACACGTAG
- a CDS encoding S10 family peptidase: MADETKDTSGDTANDAKDAGAPGGKDVSDDFTVREHTSPSGLRYTTTTGRLVLRREETKDGKSEGFKPKAEIFIVAYTKQDAEPGRPVTFAFNGGPGSASVWLHLGLLGPRLVDSGDVGAMTPAPFGLVDNPDSLLESSDLVLIDPVSTGYSRVVEGEKTDEFHAFVQDRDLVAEVIRLWTTRNNRWLAPKYLVGESYGTLRAVAVAGRLFDAYGMAVNGLGLISTVLNMSTLRFFPGSDLPYALHLPTYAAIAHYHGRHGDRELTEVVREAEEYAARDFGYALTQGNRLTAEEREEVVARLHAITTLDEGFIRRTDLRWAYHEFAAEILRGEGLAVGRIDGRFAARPEHLQSSDSTDDPSMRAITGPYSAAMNHYVRAELGYENDLPYEILTARVQPWSYRTFEGAPVDVSGVLERLLVHNPTLRVHVDYGYHDGATPHFAAEYVWAHMDLDDAARARFTHHYHEAGHMMYLNPVARQAQLRALKAFVSEGRAGEE, encoded by the coding sequence ATGGCTGATGAGACGAAGGACACATCCGGGGACACCGCGAACGACGCGAAGGACGCCGGGGCACCCGGAGGCAAGGACGTGTCCGACGACTTCACCGTCCGGGAGCACACCTCCCCCTCCGGCCTGCGGTACACGACCACCACCGGGCGTCTCGTGCTGCGGCGCGAGGAGACCAAGGACGGCAAGTCCGAGGGCTTCAAGCCGAAGGCGGAGATCTTCATCGTGGCCTACACGAAGCAGGACGCCGAGCCCGGCCGCCCCGTGACCTTCGCCTTCAACGGCGGCCCCGGCTCGGCCTCCGTCTGGCTGCACCTGGGGCTCCTCGGGCCCCGCCTCGTCGATTCCGGCGACGTCGGGGCGATGACCCCGGCACCCTTCGGTCTCGTCGACAACCCCGACTCCCTGCTCGAGTCCAGCGACCTGGTCCTGATCGATCCGGTGAGCACGGGCTACTCGCGCGTGGTGGAAGGCGAGAAGACCGACGAGTTCCATGCCTTCGTGCAGGACCGGGACCTCGTCGCGGAGGTCATCCGCCTCTGGACCACGCGCAACAACCGCTGGCTCGCTCCGAAGTACCTCGTCGGGGAGTCCTACGGCACGCTCCGCGCCGTCGCGGTGGCCGGGCGCCTCTTCGATGCGTACGGCATGGCGGTGAACGGGCTGGGACTCATCTCCACGGTGCTCAACATGTCCACCCTGCGCTTCTTCCCCGGCAGCGACCTCCCCTACGCGCTGCACCTGCCCACGTACGCGGCGATCGCCCACTACCACGGCCGCCACGGCGACCGGGAGCTGACCGAGGTGGTCCGCGAGGCGGAGGAGTACGCGGCCCGGGACTTCGGCTACGCCCTCACCCAGGGCAACCGGCTGACCGCCGAGGAGCGTGAGGAGGTGGTGGCCAGGCTGCACGCCATCACCACCCTGGACGAGGGATTCATCCGCCGTACGGACCTCCGCTGGGCCTACCACGAGTTCGCCGCGGAGATCCTTCGCGGTGAAGGGCTCGCCGTCGGGCGGATCGATGGGCGCTTCGCCGCCCGCCCGGAACACCTGCAGTCCTCGGACTCGACGGACGATCCGAGCATGCGGGCCATCACGGGGCCTTACTCCGCCGCCATGAACCACTATGTGCGCGCCGAGCTCGGGTACGAGAACGATCTCCCCTACGAGATCCTCACCGCCCGGGTGCAGCCCTGGAGCTACCGCACCTTCGAGGGCGCACCCGTGGACGTCTCGGGAGTCCTGGAGCGGCTGCTCGTCCACAACCCCACCCTCCGCGTGCACGTCGACTACGGGTACCACGACGGCGCCACGCCCCACTTCGCCGCCGAGTACGTGTGGGCCCACATGGACCTCGACGACGCCGCCCGCGCCCGCTTCACACACCACTACCACGAGGCCGGTCACATGATGTACCTCAACCCGGTAGCACGGCAGGCGCAGCTGCGCGCCCTGAAGGCGTTCGTCAGCGAGGGTCGGGCCGGCGAGGAATAG